One Mustelus asterias chromosome 10, sMusAst1.hap1.1, whole genome shotgun sequence DNA window includes the following coding sequences:
- the alg8 gene encoding dolichyl pyrophosphate Glc1Man9GlcNAc2 alpha-1,3-glucosyltransferase isoform X2: MLVVQNLNYASNATVLFQRLSVILVDVVFIYGVMECCKCVKRIKESKEIIERPAFILAVLLLWNFGLLIVDHIHFQYNGFLFGLMLLSVARMFQERHLESALLFAILMNFKHIFLYVAPAYGIYLLRSYCFTENKQDGSIQWRSFSCSRLFALGFIVCSVFAVSFGPFIAMGQLPQVFARLFPFKRGLCHAYWAPNFWALYNVVDKVLSVIDVKLQLLDPARLSKASMTGGLVQEFQHTVLPSVSPFTTLVCTLLSIMPAILHLWLRPRGPRGFLQCLILCALGSFMFGWHVHEKAILIAILPLSLFAVENRKDAGTYLILVTTGHLSLFPLLFTGPEMPLKICLMLMFTVYSFSALQALFRKEGSLLNLPESIYLSGLIPLQVICEIVYPLTPWQQRFPFVPLLLISVYCSLGVTYSWIKLYVSFLREPRTDRKMKAQ, translated from the exons ATGCTGGTTGTCCAAAACCTTAATTATGCCAGTAACGCAACAGTCCTATTTCAGCGACTTTCAGTCATCCTTGTGGATGTAGTATTTATTTATGGAGTAATGGA GTGTTGCAAGTGTGTGAAAAGAATAAAAGAATCAAAGGAAATAATTGAGAGACCAGCCTTTATACTTGCTGTGCTGTTACTTTGGAACTTTGGATTGCTGATTGTTGATC ATATTCACTTTCAATACAATGGCTTCTTATTTGGTTTGATGCTTCTTTCCGTTGCAAGGATGTTTCAG GAGAGACATTTGGAAAGTGCATTACTATTTGCAATCCTGATGAACTTTAAGCACATTTTTCTTTACGTGGCTCCTGCCTATGGTATTTACCTACTACGTTCATACTGCTTCACTGAAAACAAACAAG ATGGATCTATCCAATGGAGGAGTTTCAGTTGTTCCCGTCTTTTTGCCTTGGGATTTATAGTCTGCTCTGTGTTTGCTGTTTCCTTTGGACCCTTCATAGCCATG GGTCAGCTGCCTCAAGTGTTTGCGCGACTTTTCCCCTTCAAGCGAGGACTCTGTCATGCATATTGGGCCCCAAATTTCTGGGCTTTGTACAATGTGGTGGACAAAGTATTATCTGTCATTG ATGTAAAGCTGCAACTGCTGGATCCTGCCAGGCTTTCAAAGGCATCGATGACAGGAGGTTTAGTGCAGGAGTTCCAGCACACTGTCCTCCCCTCTGTGTCACCCTTCACAACATTGGTCTGTACATTGCTCTCAATAATG CCTGCTATTCTCCACCTTTGGCTAAGACCTCGAGGACCGAGAGGGTTCCTTCAGTGCCTAATTCTTTGTGCATTGGGGTCGTTCATGTTTGGCTGGCATGTGCATGAAAAGGCCATTCTCATCGCAATACTACCTTTGAG TCTGTTTGCTGTGGAAAACAGAAAAGATGCTGGAACATATCTCATCTTAGTAACAACAGGGCATCTTTCCCTCTTCCCGCTGCTCTTCACAGGGCCAG AGATGCCACTCAAAATCTGCCTCATGCTGATGTTCACTGTGTATAGTTTCTCTGCTCTGCAAGCTTTGTTCAG GAAAGAGGGATCACTTCTAAATCTGCCTGAATCCATCTACCTCAGCGGTCTAATTCCCCTGCAAGTTATCTGTGAGATCGTCTATCCCCTAACGCCCTGGCAGCAGAGATTCCCCTTTGTGCCACTGTTGCTCATCTCCGTATACTGCTCGCTAGGCGTTACCTACTCTTGGATTAAACTGTACGTTTCATTCCTGAGGGAGCCAAGGACTGACAGGAAGATGAAAGCACAGTAG
- the alg8 gene encoding dolichyl pyrophosphate Glc1Man9GlcNAc2 alpha-1,3-glucosyltransferase isoform X3, producing the protein MAAPSVSTWSWFAPLAFGVTLLKCLLIPAYHSTDFEVHRNWLAITHSLPVSQWYYEATSQWTLDYPPFFAWFEYLLSFIAQYFDKEMLVVQNLNYASNATVLFQRLSVILVDVVFIYGVMECCKCVKRIKESKEIIERPAFILAVLLLWNFGLLIVDHIHFQYNGFLFGLMLLSVARMFQERHLESALLFAILMNFKHIFLYVAPAYGIYLLRSYCFTENKQGSAASSVCATFPLQARTLSCILGPKFLGFVQCGGQSIICHCLFAVENRKDAGTYLILVTTGHLSLFPLLFTGPEMPLKICLMLMFTVYSFSALQALFRKEGSLLNLPESIYLSGLIPLQVICEIVYPLTPWQQRFPFVPLLLISVYCSLGVTYSWIKLYVSFLREPRTDRKMKAQ; encoded by the exons ATGGCGGCGCCCAGTGTGAGCACTTGGAGCTGGTTTGCGCCGCTGGCCTTCGGCGTGACCCTGTTAAAGTGTCTGCTTATCCCGGCTTA TCATTCAACAGACTTTGAAGTCCATAGAAACTGGCTGGCAATTACTCACAGTTTACCTGTTTCACAGTGGTATTATGAA GCAACTTCACAGTGGACTTTGGACTATCCGCCATTTTTTGCGTGGTTTGAATATCTACTTTCCTTCATTGCACAATATTTCGACAAAGAAATGCTGGTTGTCCAAAACCTTAATTATGCCAGTAACGCAACAGTCCTATTTCAGCGACTTTCAGTCATCCTTGTGGATGTAGTATTTATTTATGGAGTAATGGA GTGTTGCAAGTGTGTGAAAAGAATAAAAGAATCAAAGGAAATAATTGAGAGACCAGCCTTTATACTTGCTGTGCTGTTACTTTGGAACTTTGGATTGCTGATTGTTGATC ATATTCACTTTCAATACAATGGCTTCTTATTTGGTTTGATGCTTCTTTCCGTTGCAAGGATGTTTCAG GAGAGACATTTGGAAAGTGCATTACTATTTGCAATCCTGATGAACTTTAAGCACATTTTTCTTTACGTGGCTCCTGCCTATGGTATTTACCTACTACGTTCATACTGCTTCACTGAAAACAAACAAG GGTCAGCTGCCTCAAGTGTTTGCGCGACTTTTCCCCTTCAAGCGAGGACTCTGTCATGCATATTGGGCCCCAAATTTCTGGGCTTTGTACAATGTGGTGGACAAAGTATTATCTGTCATTG TCTGTTTGCTGTGGAAAACAGAAAAGATGCTGGAACATATCTCATCTTAGTAACAACAGGGCATCTTTCCCTCTTCCCGCTGCTCTTCACAGGGCCAG AGATGCCACTCAAAATCTGCCTCATGCTGATGTTCACTGTGTATAGTTTCTCTGCTCTGCAAGCTTTGTTCAG GAAAGAGGGATCACTTCTAAATCTGCCTGAATCCATCTACCTCAGCGGTCTAATTCCCCTGCAAGTTATCTGTGAGATCGTCTATCCCCTAACGCCCTGGCAGCAGAGATTCCCCTTTGTGCCACTGTTGCTCATCTCCGTATACTGCTCGCTAGGCGTTACCTACTCTTGGATTAAACTGTACGTTTCATTCCTGAGGGAGCCAAGGACTGACAGGAAGATGAAAGCACAGTAG
- the alg8 gene encoding dolichyl pyrophosphate Glc1Man9GlcNAc2 alpha-1,3-glucosyltransferase isoform X1: MAAPSVSTWSWFAPLAFGVTLLKCLLIPAYHSTDFEVHRNWLAITHSLPVSQWYYEATSQWTLDYPPFFAWFEYLLSFIAQYFDKEMLVVQNLNYASNATVLFQRLSVILVDVVFIYGVMECCKCVKRIKESKEIIERPAFILAVLLLWNFGLLIVDHIHFQYNGFLFGLMLLSVARMFQERHLESALLFAILMNFKHIFLYVAPAYGIYLLRSYCFTENKQDGSIQWRSFSCSRLFALGFIVCSVFAVSFGPFIAMGQLPQVFARLFPFKRGLCHAYWAPNFWALYNVVDKVLSVIDVKLQLLDPARLSKASMTGGLVQEFQHTVLPSVSPFTTLVCTLLSIMPAILHLWLRPRGPRGFLQCLILCALGSFMFGWHVHEKAILIAILPLSLFAVENRKDAGTYLILVTTGHLSLFPLLFTGPEMPLKICLMLMFTVYSFSALQALFRKEGSLLNLPESIYLSGLIPLQVICEIVYPLTPWQQRFPFVPLLLISVYCSLGVTYSWIKLYVSFLREPRTDRKMKAQ, from the exons ATGGCGGCGCCCAGTGTGAGCACTTGGAGCTGGTTTGCGCCGCTGGCCTTCGGCGTGACCCTGTTAAAGTGTCTGCTTATCCCGGCTTA TCATTCAACAGACTTTGAAGTCCATAGAAACTGGCTGGCAATTACTCACAGTTTACCTGTTTCACAGTGGTATTATGAA GCAACTTCACAGTGGACTTTGGACTATCCGCCATTTTTTGCGTGGTTTGAATATCTACTTTCCTTCATTGCACAATATTTCGACAAAGAAATGCTGGTTGTCCAAAACCTTAATTATGCCAGTAACGCAACAGTCCTATTTCAGCGACTTTCAGTCATCCTTGTGGATGTAGTATTTATTTATGGAGTAATGGA GTGTTGCAAGTGTGTGAAAAGAATAAAAGAATCAAAGGAAATAATTGAGAGACCAGCCTTTATACTTGCTGTGCTGTTACTTTGGAACTTTGGATTGCTGATTGTTGATC ATATTCACTTTCAATACAATGGCTTCTTATTTGGTTTGATGCTTCTTTCCGTTGCAAGGATGTTTCAG GAGAGACATTTGGAAAGTGCATTACTATTTGCAATCCTGATGAACTTTAAGCACATTTTTCTTTACGTGGCTCCTGCCTATGGTATTTACCTACTACGTTCATACTGCTTCACTGAAAACAAACAAG ATGGATCTATCCAATGGAGGAGTTTCAGTTGTTCCCGTCTTTTTGCCTTGGGATTTATAGTCTGCTCTGTGTTTGCTGTTTCCTTTGGACCCTTCATAGCCATG GGTCAGCTGCCTCAAGTGTTTGCGCGACTTTTCCCCTTCAAGCGAGGACTCTGTCATGCATATTGGGCCCCAAATTTCTGGGCTTTGTACAATGTGGTGGACAAAGTATTATCTGTCATTG ATGTAAAGCTGCAACTGCTGGATCCTGCCAGGCTTTCAAAGGCATCGATGACAGGAGGTTTAGTGCAGGAGTTCCAGCACACTGTCCTCCCCTCTGTGTCACCCTTCACAACATTGGTCTGTACATTGCTCTCAATAATG CCTGCTATTCTCCACCTTTGGCTAAGACCTCGAGGACCGAGAGGGTTCCTTCAGTGCCTAATTCTTTGTGCATTGGGGTCGTTCATGTTTGGCTGGCATGTGCATGAAAAGGCCATTCTCATCGCAATACTACCTTTGAG TCTGTTTGCTGTGGAAAACAGAAAAGATGCTGGAACATATCTCATCTTAGTAACAACAGGGCATCTTTCCCTCTTCCCGCTGCTCTTCACAGGGCCAG AGATGCCACTCAAAATCTGCCTCATGCTGATGTTCACTGTGTATAGTTTCTCTGCTCTGCAAGCTTTGTTCAG GAAAGAGGGATCACTTCTAAATCTGCCTGAATCCATCTACCTCAGCGGTCTAATTCCCCTGCAAGTTATCTGTGAGATCGTCTATCCCCTAACGCCCTGGCAGCAGAGATTCCCCTTTGTGCCACTGTTGCTCATCTCCGTATACTGCTCGCTAGGCGTTACCTACTCTTGGATTAAACTGTACGTTTCATTCCTGAGGGAGCCAAGGACTGACAGGAAGATGAAAGCACAGTAG